One genomic region from Arthrobacter sp. FB24 encodes:
- a CDS encoding GAF domain-containing sensor histidine kinase, giving the protein MHADGDSPERYTAASGTRIEDLLKDFVARAGELLQFQERMGGLLEAVVAVAEDLSLDAVLERVVQSACQLLRARYGALGVIGDDRALSHFITVGIDGELAKRIGPLPTGHGVLGLLISDPRPLRLPDLRSHPEAYGFPEHHPPMQSFLGVPVRVRDVVFGNLYLTEKEGGGDFTVEDEELAVALAAAAGVAIENARLYDDARRRAQWLEACMDVSGLMLGTEPSSSAGLDPIAGRALRESGSRLALIVEPAADGVGYVVAGADGDDAELFAGLTLYLDSEVLQGVLAGGDPLLVDKAADVLGVLEGTVAGSLLAVALSTQGAHHGLLLLVRDASEGPYGRIDMEMGAVFGSHVALALELARVHRLREELLVFTDRDRIARDLHDLVIQRLFAAGLSVQSLNRFTKEDLALERIRAITGELDEAIRSLRDTIYSLKTGNSDAEPLSGRLRSVARSAAKSMPFAPALSLEGPVDSVQPDKADHVVAVVSEGLSNAIRHSGADSIEVAVSAMNGRMTVLVTDNGSGFKDSAKRNGLNNMEERARMLNGTCTITGAPDTGTSLVWSVPL; this is encoded by the coding sequence ATGCATGCCGATGGCGACAGTCCCGAACGGTACACGGCTGCGAGCGGTACAAGGATTGAAGACCTGCTCAAGGATTTCGTCGCCCGGGCCGGCGAACTCCTTCAGTTCCAAGAGCGCATGGGCGGCCTGCTTGAAGCCGTCGTGGCGGTTGCGGAGGATTTGAGCCTCGACGCCGTCCTGGAGCGCGTCGTTCAGTCCGCCTGCCAGTTGCTGCGCGCCCGCTACGGCGCGTTGGGCGTCATCGGCGATGACCGCGCCCTCAGCCACTTCATCACGGTCGGGATCGACGGCGAACTGGCCAAACGGATCGGCCCCCTCCCTACCGGTCATGGGGTCTTGGGATTGTTGATCTCCGATCCGCGGCCGCTGCGGCTCCCCGACCTGCGGAGCCATCCCGAGGCGTACGGCTTTCCCGAGCATCACCCGCCCATGCAGTCCTTCCTTGGCGTTCCCGTCCGGGTACGGGACGTTGTGTTCGGAAACCTGTATCTGACGGAGAAGGAGGGCGGCGGCGATTTTACGGTCGAGGACGAGGAGCTGGCCGTAGCCCTGGCTGCCGCTGCCGGTGTCGCCATCGAGAATGCACGGCTTTATGATGACGCCCGCCGGCGCGCACAATGGCTTGAGGCCTGCATGGATGTCTCCGGGCTGATGCTGGGGACCGAACCGTCGTCGTCTGCCGGCCTTGATCCCATTGCCGGCAGGGCGCTGCGGGAATCCGGGTCCCGGCTGGCCCTGATAGTGGAACCCGCCGCGGACGGCGTGGGATATGTCGTGGCCGGGGCCGACGGTGACGACGCGGAGTTGTTCGCCGGCCTGACGCTGTACCTGGATTCGGAAGTTCTCCAGGGGGTGCTTGCCGGCGGGGACCCGCTACTCGTGGACAAGGCCGCCGACGTGCTGGGGGTGCTGGAGGGGACCGTGGCCGGTTCGCTCCTCGCAGTGGCGCTCAGCACCCAGGGCGCACATCATGGCCTGCTCCTCCTGGTCCGGGACGCCAGCGAGGGTCCCTACGGCCGGATTGATATGGAGATGGGAGCCGTTTTCGGGTCCCACGTGGCGTTGGCGCTTGAACTGGCCCGGGTCCACCGGCTGCGGGAAGAGCTGCTGGTCTTCACTGACCGCGACCGGATTGCCCGTGACCTCCATGACCTCGTGATCCAGCGGCTCTTCGCAGCAGGCCTGAGCGTCCAGAGCCTGAACCGGTTCACGAAGGAAGACCTTGCACTGGAGAGGATTCGTGCCATCACCGGTGAACTGGATGAGGCCATCCGCAGCCTGCGGGACACCATCTACTCGCTCAAGACCGGCAACAGCGATGCCGAGCCCCTCAGCGGGAGGCTGCGGAGTGTCGCGCGGAGCGCTGCAAAGTCCATGCCCTTTGCGCCGGCGCTTAGCCTGGAAGGCCCGGTTGACTCAGTCCAACCGGACAAGGCAGACCATGTGGTGGCCGTTGTTTCAGAGGGACTGAGCAACGCCATCCGGCATTCGGGAGCTGATTCGATCGAGGTTGCCGTCTCCGCCATGAATGGCAGGATGACCGTCCTGGTGACCGACAACGGCAGCGGGTTCAAAGATTCGGCAAAGCGCAACGGACTGAACAACATGGAAGAGCGCGCGAGGATGCTGAACGGCACCTGCACCATCACCGGCGCCCCGGACACCGGAACCAGTCTGGTGTGGTCGGTTCCGCTCTAG
- a CDS encoding SDR family NAD(P)-dependent oxidoreductase → MNSSDLTPEDIQACLKVLNTIHAYDEEHPDYVSVRRATGKMFKAVKRHRRVTKRDLIAESDRAVIAQTATAAPDRIDDETRGNKLEPSATGKVAGHLIRSRPCYICKNHYTQVDAFYHQLCPECAAFSHSKRDARTDLTGRRALLTGGRAKIGMYIALRLLRDGAHTTITTRFPKDAARRFAAMEDSGEWLHRLRIVGIDLRDPSQVMALTDSLDAAGPLDIIINNAAQTVRRSGNAYKPLVDAEDEPLPAALDAANGGPELVTFGHAHDKHPLALASSVMEHPVLAGDAITSLALSTGSASLERIATGTAIDAGGLVPDLATINSWTQVVDEVDPLEMLEVQLCNVTAPFLLVSRLRAAMKRSTAHRKYIVNVSAMEGQFSRAYKGPGHPHTNMAKAALNMMTRTSAQEMLDSDGILMTAVDTGWITDERPHYTKVRLMEEGFHAPLDLVDGAARVYDPIVMGENGEDQYGVFLKDYKPSPW, encoded by the coding sequence ATGAACTCCTCCGATTTGACGCCTGAGGACATCCAGGCCTGCCTCAAGGTTCTTAACACCATCCACGCCTATGACGAGGAGCACCCGGACTACGTCTCGGTTCGACGCGCCACGGGCAAGATGTTCAAGGCTGTCAAACGCCACCGCCGGGTCACCAAGCGCGACCTGATCGCAGAGTCCGATCGCGCAGTCATCGCCCAGACGGCTACGGCAGCGCCGGACCGGATCGATGACGAAACCCGCGGGAACAAGCTGGAACCCTCTGCGACCGGCAAGGTGGCCGGACACCTCATCAGGTCCCGCCCGTGCTACATCTGCAAGAATCACTACACGCAGGTTGATGCCTTCTATCACCAGTTGTGCCCTGAGTGCGCTGCGTTCAGCCACAGCAAGCGCGACGCGCGGACGGACCTCACCGGCCGGCGTGCCCTCCTTACGGGAGGTCGCGCCAAAATCGGCATGTACATCGCCCTGCGGCTGCTGCGGGACGGTGCCCACACCACCATCACCACCCGGTTCCCGAAAGATGCGGCCCGACGCTTCGCCGCGATGGAGGACAGCGGTGAGTGGCTCCATCGGCTCAGGATCGTGGGCATCGACCTTCGTGATCCCTCCCAGGTAATGGCCCTGACGGATTCCCTCGACGCCGCGGGCCCGCTGGACATCATCATCAACAATGCGGCCCAGACGGTCCGCCGCTCCGGCAACGCCTACAAGCCGCTGGTCGATGCAGAGGACGAGCCCCTGCCGGCCGCCCTCGACGCTGCCAACGGCGGACCGGAACTGGTGACCTTCGGCCACGCCCACGACAAGCACCCGTTGGCCCTTGCCAGCAGCGTCATGGAACACCCGGTCCTGGCCGGCGACGCCATCACATCCCTGGCACTCTCTACGGGTTCGGCTTCGCTGGAACGGATAGCCACCGGCACGGCCATCGACGCCGGCGGGCTGGTTCCTGACCTGGCCACCATCAACAGCTGGACGCAGGTGGTGGATGAAGTGGACCCGCTGGAGATGCTCGAAGTTCAGCTCTGCAACGTGACGGCGCCCTTCCTGCTCGTGAGCCGTCTGCGTGCCGCCATGAAGCGCTCCACCGCGCACCGGAAGTACATCGTGAACGTTTCCGCCATGGAAGGGCAGTTCTCACGCGCATACAAGGGTCCGGGCCACCCCCATACCAACATGGCCAAAGCGGCGCTAAACATGATGACCCGCACCAGCGCGCAGGAAATGCTCGATTCCGACGGCATCCTGATGACCGCCGTGGACACCGGATGGATCACTGATGAGCGTCCGCATTACACCAAGGTCAGGCTCATGGAGGAAGGCTTCCATGCTCCGCTGGACCTCGTGGACGGTGCAGCGAGGGTCTACGATCCGATTGTCATGGGAGAAAACGGCGAAGACCAGTACGGCGTCTTCCTCAAGGACTACAAGCCCAGCCCCTGGTAG
- a CDS encoding pyridoxamine 5'-phosphate oxidase family protein translates to MSTDPKPGAEHPHEVENLDNHECWRLLRSVSVGRLAVWVEDHPDIFPINYKVDHGTLVFRTADGTKLQAATGDTPVAVEADGVDADSGVAWSVVIKGQAAPVKNQQEVLDTVGLLLFPWQAGKKEHFVRITPDTVTGRRFKVTPPLTWWTPLDDATRSGFE, encoded by the coding sequence ATGAGCACTGATCCGAAACCCGGCGCCGAGCACCCACACGAAGTCGAAAACCTCGACAATCACGAATGCTGGCGCTTGCTGCGCAGCGTCTCAGTGGGCCGGCTGGCGGTCTGGGTCGAAGACCACCCGGACATCTTCCCCATCAACTACAAGGTAGACCACGGGACACTGGTCTTCCGCACGGCCGACGGCACCAAGCTGCAGGCAGCAACCGGCGACACCCCTGTGGCCGTCGAGGCCGACGGCGTGGACGCGGACAGCGGCGTCGCCTGGAGTGTCGTGATCAAGGGGCAGGCAGCTCCCGTCAAGAACCAGCAGGAGGTTCTGGACACGGTGGGACTGCTGCTTTTCCCGTGGCAGGCCGGCAAGAAAGAGCACTTCGTACGGATTACCCCGGACACCGTCACCGGCCGGCGTTTTAAGGTCACTCCCCCGCTGACCTGGTGGACGCCGCTGGACGACGCCACCAGGTCCGGCTTCGAGTAG
- a CDS encoding YeiH family protein → MPRFPAAPQGRISARIPPLVPGLLTAALAVGVAFTVHGMVPVLPAMTAAVVLGLLAANLPGTGTWAAGRARAGLDFAGKHLMRAGIVFLGLKVSVMDVLGLGWQSLLLITGVVLASFAGTYGISRIFRLTRDASLLIATGFSICGASAIGAMAAVRRIRHVDTVLPVALVTLCGTLAIGVLPLLLHPLQLTPEVFGAWTGASVHDVGQVVATAQTAGTGALAIAVVVKLTRVILLAPIVAAAGIHQRAALSRGANGSGRNGAARNGAECARATGPSPEIDGADVRMPPIVPLFVIGFVAAVGLRSTGWLSPGWLEAGAALQDVLLGMALFGLGSAVRVQTLLHTGARALLAALAAWLLIAVLGLGAALLIIQPH, encoded by the coding sequence TTGCCCAGATTCCCCGCCGCCCCTCAAGGACGGATCTCCGCGCGGATCCCACCCCTGGTGCCGGGACTGCTCACTGCCGCCCTCGCCGTCGGGGTGGCCTTTACCGTACACGGAATGGTGCCGGTCCTGCCCGCCATGACCGCCGCCGTCGTCCTTGGCCTGCTTGCCGCGAATCTTCCCGGCACGGGAACGTGGGCGGCGGGACGTGCGCGGGCCGGCCTCGACTTCGCCGGTAAGCACCTGATGCGGGCCGGCATTGTGTTCCTGGGGCTGAAAGTCAGCGTGATGGATGTCCTGGGCCTCGGCTGGCAGTCGCTGCTCCTGATCACGGGCGTGGTCCTGGCAAGCTTTGCCGGAACCTACGGTATTTCGCGTATCTTCCGTCTGACCCGTGACGCCTCCCTGCTCATCGCCACCGGCTTCTCAATCTGCGGTGCCTCGGCTATTGGCGCGATGGCGGCCGTCCGCAGGATCCGCCACGTGGACACCGTCCTCCCGGTGGCTCTGGTCACGCTGTGCGGCACGCTGGCCATCGGCGTCCTGCCGCTCCTGCTGCACCCCTTGCAGCTAACTCCCGAGGTTTTTGGTGCCTGGACCGGCGCATCGGTGCACGACGTCGGCCAGGTGGTGGCCACCGCGCAGACCGCCGGAACCGGCGCCCTGGCAATCGCCGTAGTGGTCAAGCTGACAAGGGTGATCCTCCTGGCCCCCATCGTGGCCGCAGCGGGCATCCACCAGAGGGCTGCACTCAGCCGCGGAGCGAACGGATCCGGCCGGAACGGAGCTGCCCGCAACGGAGCTGAGTGTGCCCGGGCAACCGGCCCCTCCCCCGAAATCGACGGGGCGGACGTCAGGATGCCGCCGATTGTTCCGCTGTTCGTCATCGGTTTTGTGGCCGCGGTGGGTTTGCGGTCAACGGGCTGGCTGTCCCCCGGCTGGCTGGAGGCGGGGGCCGCCCTGCAGGATGTTCTGCTGGGCATGGCACTCTTCGGCCTGGGCTCTGCGGTCCGCGTGCAAACGCTGCTCCACACCGGGGCCAGGGCGCTGCTGGCAGCCCTTGCGGCGTGGCTTCTTATCGCCGTACTGGGACTTGGCGCAGCGCTGCTCATCATTCAGCCGCACTGA
- a CDS encoding universal stress protein, which translates to MNEAKDVRTIIVGVDGSEASVEALKQGQGLADRLGAQLVAMACWDYPPVYDGYVAMGINDFDVRAGEILQETVAKAFGTETPPNVETKLVQGRPRNTLIDASRDADMLVVGRRGHGGFGGLLLGSVSSACVAHAHCPVLVVHTPEKR; encoded by the coding sequence ATGAATGAGGCCAAGGACGTCCGGACGATCATTGTTGGAGTCGATGGCTCAGAGGCGTCGGTGGAGGCCTTGAAGCAGGGACAAGGACTGGCGGACAGGCTTGGAGCACAGCTCGTCGCAATGGCATGCTGGGATTACCCGCCCGTGTACGACGGGTACGTGGCCATGGGAATCAACGACTTCGATGTGCGTGCCGGGGAGATCCTCCAGGAAACAGTGGCCAAGGCGTTCGGGACGGAAACACCGCCCAACGTCGAGACCAAGCTGGTGCAGGGACGCCCACGGAATACTCTCATTGATGCGAGCCGTGATGCCGACATGCTCGTTGTCGGAAGACGCGGCCACGGCGGCTTCGGCGGCCTGCTGCTGGGCTCGGTGAGCTCTGCCTGCGTAGCCCACGCGCATTGCCCGGTACTGGTTGTGCACACCCCCGAAAAACGCTGA
- a CDS encoding pyridoxamine 5'-phosphate oxidase family protein: MNTMTPPEGQLSIDQCWVLLDTEVVGRIALIVDGHPEIFPVNFVLQRRTVVFRTAGGTKLWAAMTAKPVAFEIDGYDAHEEMAWSVVARGEAELIETQEEKDEVDALFLEPWQPGDKDYYVRLAPKALTGRRFKVKKPDMWNTRLSDPRRAAFE; this comes from the coding sequence ATGAACACCATGACGCCGCCCGAGGGCCAGTTGTCCATTGACCAGTGCTGGGTACTGCTCGACACCGAGGTGGTCGGGAGGATAGCGCTCATTGTCGATGGCCACCCGGAAATCTTCCCGGTTAATTTCGTGCTCCAGCGCCGCACTGTCGTTTTCCGGACGGCCGGCGGAACCAAGCTGTGGGCAGCCATGACGGCCAAGCCCGTGGCTTTTGAAATTGACGGCTACGACGCCCATGAAGAGATGGCCTGGAGCGTGGTTGCCCGCGGCGAAGCCGAGCTCATCGAAACCCAGGAGGAAAAGGACGAAGTGGACGCCCTGTTCCTGGAACCATGGCAGCCCGGCGACAAGGACTACTACGTACGGCTGGCGCCCAAGGCACTCACCGGCCGACGGTTCAAGGTCAAGAAGCCGGACATGTGGAATACTCGGCTGTCCGATCCCCGGCGCGCCGCGTTCGAGTAG
- a CDS encoding transglutaminase family protein, producing MTRLSIIHKTGYKYNKRVTLSYNEARMTPLTDPQQVVLESSMKVAPSQAAVSSYRDYWGTRVTAFDMQMPHEYLEVVATTTVEVHRVDRVPADGDIVSWDVLQAPETLNQFSDWIPQSRLSGPGDEVLGIIPGIVEGRNPYESAMAIFEWMRGEMTYMKGSTGVTTNAAQAWSQRQGVCQDLAHLAVGSLRSCGIPARYVSGYLHPRSTADIGETVAGQSHAWLEWWDGEWRSWDPTNHKPAGDFHVTVARGRDYRDVPPLKGILSGGGGSALNVSVEITRLA from the coding sequence ATGACCCGGCTGAGCATCATTCATAAAACCGGTTACAAGTACAACAAGCGCGTCACGCTCTCGTACAACGAGGCCCGCATGACCCCGCTGACGGACCCACAGCAGGTGGTGCTGGAATCGTCCATGAAGGTTGCGCCGTCGCAGGCCGCTGTCAGCAGCTACCGCGACTACTGGGGCACGCGTGTCACTGCCTTCGACATGCAGATGCCGCACGAATACCTTGAGGTGGTCGCCACCACCACGGTGGAAGTCCACCGTGTGGATCGCGTTCCGGCCGACGGCGACATCGTCTCCTGGGACGTGTTGCAGGCGCCTGAGACCCTCAACCAGTTCAGCGACTGGATCCCGCAGTCCCGGCTGAGTGGTCCGGGGGACGAGGTCCTCGGCATCATTCCGGGAATCGTCGAGGGCAGGAACCCTTACGAGTCCGCCATGGCCATCTTCGAATGGATGCGCGGAGAGATGACCTACATGAAGGGCTCCACCGGGGTCACCACCAACGCGGCGCAGGCCTGGAGCCAGCGCCAGGGCGTATGCCAGGACCTGGCGCACCTCGCCGTCGGCTCGCTGCGCAGCTGCGGAATCCCCGCCCGTTATGTCTCGGGTTACCTTCATCCGCGTTCGACGGCGGACATCGGCGAGACGGTGGCCGGCCAGTCGCATGCGTGGCTGGAATGGTGGGACGGTGAATGGCGCAGCTGGGATCCCACCAACCACAAACCCGCCGGTGACTTCCATGTCACCGTGGCACGTGGCCGCGACTACCGGGATGTGCCGCCGCTTAAGGGCATCCTGTCCGGTGGCGGCGGTTCCGCGTTGAACGTGAGCGTGGAAATTACCCGCCTGGCATAG
- a CDS encoding alpha-E domain-containing protein, translating into MLSRIAESLFWIGRYVERADGTARILDVHLERLNHLPTEERDNVARELLAVMGARPESDEFGLEELLHALAYDKQSATSIAGSLGAARENARRARETVSSGLWESLNTTYYGLNQHRKDVVGTYRFCHWVLERTAMVSGLADTTVSHDDSWLFLALGRSLERADMTARMLSTRDVLSAGMSWVNMLRCAGAYESFLRTRRAAFGDQHAAEFLLLDRLFPRSIVYALRDADECLAKLDPSAQRVGFINDARRIVGQARTFLEFHRTDDLMSELPEHMERVQKAVSQASDAISRKYFNQADELAWVGEVS; encoded by the coding sequence ATGCTTAGCCGTATTGCCGAGTCCCTATTTTGGATCGGCCGTTATGTGGAACGCGCGGACGGAACCGCGCGCATCCTGGACGTCCACCTTGAGCGGCTCAACCACCTGCCCACGGAGGAGCGGGACAACGTTGCCCGGGAACTCCTGGCTGTCATGGGAGCCCGGCCCGAGAGCGATGAGTTCGGCCTCGAGGAGCTGCTGCACGCCCTCGCCTACGACAAACAAAGCGCGACGTCTATCGCCGGCTCGCTCGGTGCCGCCCGCGAAAACGCCCGCCGCGCCCGCGAAACAGTTTCCTCCGGGCTCTGGGAGAGCCTGAACACGACGTACTACGGCCTGAACCAGCACCGTAAGGACGTGGTGGGCACGTACCGGTTCTGCCACTGGGTGCTGGAACGCACCGCCATGGTGAGCGGCCTGGCGGACACCACCGTCAGCCACGATGACAGCTGGCTGTTCCTCGCCCTGGGGCGTTCCCTGGAGCGTGCCGACATGACGGCCCGCATGCTCTCCACCCGCGACGTGCTCTCCGCCGGCATGTCATGGGTGAACATGCTCCGTTGCGCCGGTGCCTACGAGTCGTTCCTACGGACGCGCCGGGCTGCCTTTGGCGACCAGCACGCCGCAGAGTTCCTGCTGCTGGACCGGCTCTTTCCGCGCTCCATCGTCTATGCCCTGCGGGACGCCGACGAGTGCCTGGCGAAGCTTGACCCATCCGCCCAGCGCGTCGGGTTCATCAATGATGCGCGCCGGATTGTAGGCCAGGCCCGCACGTTCCTGGAGTTCCACCGCACGGACGACCTCATGTCCGAACTGCCGGAGCACATGGAGCGCGTTCAGAAGGCCGTGTCGCAGGCCTCCGACGCCATTTCCCGTAAGTACTTCAATCAGGCGGACGAACTGGCCTGGGTGGGAGAAGTTTCATGA
- a CDS encoding response regulator: MIPRADLGPSAQDMHTGLIRVFILDDHELVRRGLQELLEGEGFQVVGSSGSAVEATRRIPALHPDVSVLDARLPDGTGIEVCRDVRSVDPNLNCLILTSFDDEQALRGAVLAGARGYVLKEIGGTDLIGALRRAAAGESLFDDGVAASIVESLVTPQQVDPRIAGLTPQERRVLELVGGGLTNRQIAAEMFLAEKTVKNYVSSLLAKLGFERRTQAAVYIANSSVPAPSASGHSGAAHSGAAHAGGNDSDGHRR, translated from the coding sequence ATGATTCCTCGGGCAGACCTAGGTCCCTCCGCGCAGGACATGCACACCGGCCTCATCCGTGTGTTCATCCTCGACGATCACGAACTCGTCAGGCGGGGGCTCCAGGAGCTTCTGGAAGGAGAGGGTTTCCAGGTCGTGGGCAGTTCCGGTTCCGCTGTCGAGGCCACCCGGCGCATTCCTGCCCTGCATCCCGACGTCAGTGTGCTGGATGCCCGCCTTCCGGACGGAACGGGCATCGAAGTCTGCCGGGACGTCCGGTCCGTGGATCCGAACCTGAACTGCCTGATCCTGACGAGCTTTGACGATGAGCAGGCCCTGCGCGGTGCCGTACTCGCCGGAGCCAGGGGATACGTCCTGAAGGAGATTGGGGGCACCGATCTGATCGGCGCCCTGCGCCGGGCGGCCGCCGGTGAGTCACTGTTCGACGACGGCGTGGCGGCGAGCATCGTGGAAAGCCTCGTCACACCCCAGCAGGTGGATCCCAGGATAGCCGGCCTCACGCCGCAGGAGCGGCGCGTCCTCGAGCTGGTGGGCGGCGGCCTGACCAACCGGCAGATCGCTGCCGAAATGTTCCTGGCGGAGAAGACCGTCAAGAACTACGTGTCCTCGCTACTGGCAAAACTGGGCTTTGAACGGCGCACGCAGGCCGCGGTGTACATTGCCAACAGCTCGGTTCCGGCGCCGTCCGCTTCAGGGCACTCCGGTGCGGCCCATTCTGGCGCGGCGCACGCCGGTGGCAATGATTCCGACGGACACCGGCGCTAG
- a CDS encoding circularly permuted type 2 ATP-grasp protein: MSDLFQDYSEAAGRSGAYDEMFTPGQEARKSYGQVAGALRELSLTDVTARADSMARTFLDRGVTFDFAGEERPFPLDIVPRVIPADEWTVLEKGVAQRVRALEAFLNDVYDKMSVVADGVIPRQLVTTSAHFHRQVHGFEPAGGVRVHISGIDVVRDAAGTFRVLEDNVRVPSGVSYVLENRRAMAKGLPEAFGQQLIRPVEEYPRRLLSALRKTAPSGVDDPTVVVLTPGVFNSAYFEHTLLAGLMGVELVEGRDLICRGNRVYMRTTDGEQRVDVIYKRIDDDFLDPLQFRADSMLGCPGLVNAARAGGVTIANAVGNGVADDKLVYSYVPDLIRYYLNEEPVIANVDTFRLEEKEAREHVLDRLDELVVKPVDGSGGKGLVIGPDASKEELDALRKRVIADPRGWIAQPVLQLSTVPTLSGDKFGPRHVDLRPFAVNDGDDVWVLPGGLTRVALKEGSLIVNSSQGGGSKDTWVLSDSPEVPVEALPRPSIAVRERVSVWPVESNWRDRQTEQQQ, translated from the coding sequence ATGTCTGACCTATTCCAGGATTACTCCGAGGCCGCCGGCCGCTCCGGTGCCTACGACGAGATGTTCACCCCCGGCCAAGAAGCCAGGAAGTCCTACGGGCAGGTCGCCGGGGCTCTCCGTGAACTTTCGCTCACCGATGTGACCGCCCGGGCCGATTCGATGGCCAGGACCTTCCTGGACCGCGGTGTCACCTTCGACTTCGCAGGGGAGGAACGCCCGTTTCCGCTGGATATCGTCCCCCGCGTGATCCCGGCCGACGAATGGACCGTCCTGGAGAAGGGCGTGGCCCAGCGGGTCCGCGCCCTCGAGGCCTTCCTCAACGATGTCTACGACAAGATGTCCGTGGTGGCTGACGGCGTCATTCCTCGCCAACTCGTCACCACCAGTGCCCACTTCCACCGCCAGGTCCATGGGTTCGAGCCGGCTGGCGGAGTCCGCGTCCACATCTCGGGCATCGACGTCGTCCGTGACGCTGCGGGAACATTCCGGGTGCTCGAAGACAACGTGCGCGTCCCGTCCGGTGTCAGCTACGTCCTGGAAAACCGCCGGGCCATGGCCAAGGGCCTGCCTGAGGCCTTCGGCCAGCAGCTGATCCGTCCGGTGGAGGAGTACCCGCGCCGGTTGCTTTCCGCCCTGCGCAAGACGGCGCCCTCCGGCGTCGACGACCCCACGGTAGTGGTCCTTACTCCCGGCGTGTTCAACAGCGCATATTTCGAGCACACGCTGCTGGCCGGGCTTATGGGCGTTGAACTTGTGGAAGGCCGTGACCTGATCTGCCGCGGCAACAGGGTGTACATGCGGACCACCGACGGCGAACAGCGCGTTGACGTCATCTACAAGCGGATCGACGACGACTTCCTCGATCCGCTGCAGTTCCGCGCCGACTCCATGCTGGGCTGCCCCGGCCTGGTGAACGCGGCCCGGGCCGGAGGCGTCACCATCGCCAATGCCGTGGGCAACGGCGTGGCTGACGACAAGCTCGTCTACAGCTATGTGCCGGACCTCATCCGCTACTACCTCAACGAAGAGCCCGTGATCGCGAACGTGGACACGTTCCGGCTGGAGGAGAAAGAGGCGCGGGAGCACGTCCTGGACAGGCTGGATGAACTGGTGGTCAAACCGGTGGACGGGTCCGGCGGCAAGGGCCTGGTCATCGGGCCCGATGCGTCCAAAGAGGAGCTCGACGCGCTGCGCAAGCGCGTCATCGCCGATCCCCGGGGCTGGATTGCCCAGCCGGTCCTGCAGCTGTCTACGGTTCCCACCCTCAGCGGTGATAAGTTTGGCCCTCGGCACGTTGACCTGCGGCCGTTTGCCGTCAACGACGGCGACGACGTCTGGGTGCTACCCGGCGGACTGACACGCGTAGCCCTCAAGGAGGGTTCACTGATCGTCAATTCCAGCCAGGGCGGCGGTTCCAAGGACACGTGGGTGCTCTCTGACTCTCCCGAGGTTCCGGTGGAAGCCCTGCCAAGGCCGTCCATCGCCGTCCGGGAACGGGTTTCAGTGTGGCCGGTCGAAAGCAACTGGCGCGACCGCCAGACGGAGCAGCAGCAGTGA